In bacterium, the DNA window CAATTGTAAACCCCGTCCCCGCTGGTTGACTTCTTAGTCGAGGCGTTTTCGGAAGCGCAGCATGGCCAGGTTCATCGCGACGACGAAGAAGAGACCGAGCGGCCAGAGTTCCGGCGTGAGTTGCTCGAGGTTGGCGCCTCGCAGCACGATGCCTCGGACGATGCGGACGAAGTGTGTGAGCGGGAAAGCTTCGGCCAGGAGCTGGGCCGCGCGGGGCATGCCGTCGAACGGGAACATGAAACCGGAGAGCAGCATCTGCGGAAGGAAGGTCACGAAGGTGAGCTGGAAGGCCTGGAACTGGGTGATCGCGACGGTGGAGATGAACAGCCCCAGGGTAAGGGTGGCGCCGACGAAGACCCCCGCGCCGACGACCAGATCCAGGATCGTTCCCCGCAACGGAACCTGGAAGAGCAATGCGCCCAGGCTCAGGATGAGCGTGACCTGGATGTATCCGATCAGTACGTAGGGAGCGATCTTTCCGATCATCAACTCGACGGTCTGGATCGGCGTGGTTATCAGAAGCTCGAGGTTGCCGCGTTCGCGTTCGCGCACGATGGCGATCGAAGTGAAGAGCGTCATCGTCAGCGTGAGGATGACGCCGCATAGTCCGGGCACGATGTGGATCGCAGACCGGCGTTCCGGGTTGAAGTAGGCGCGCACGGCGAAG includes these proteins:
- a CDS encoding ABC transporter permease, producing MKLSMTRIGAIARKEFLHLRRDPLTGGMIAGIPVIMTLLFGFAINQDVRHLHAGLADLANTQASRMLAADVVATQVVDIVERRATAAELEELLVRGRISVGLVIPADFERRAARGGRPVAQLMVDGGDPIVLGAARGLAAMPLPGTTTSRAAESFAVRAYFNPERRSAIHIVPGLCGVILTLTMTLFTSIAIVRERERGNLELLITTPIQTVELMIGKIAPYVLIGYIQVTLILSLGALLFQVPLRGTILDLVVGAGVFVGATLTLGLFISTVAITQFQAFQLTFVTFLPQMLLSGFMFPFDGMPRAAQLLAEAFPLTHFVRIVRGIVLRGANLEQLTPELWPLGLFFVVAMNLAMLRFRKRLD